The genomic interval TACTGAGAAATTCTCCCAAGTGACATAGCTGAAGGTATTCAGCAGTTACATGGCATTACTCAAATTTCAGTATTCTGTCCTTATGTGCCTTTTTCTGCTATGCCCACTTCCTGATTCATAACTTGCATGTAACACTTACCATGCACAGAGTATGAGATATTCAGCCACTCAGGCCTCATCTATTTCttactattttaaagaaatgagcATTTTACAAAGAGAACATTTTCTTCCAGAAGTACAGAACCAGTTTCATCTACATTTGTATCTTTTCCTGAATACACAGATTTACCACTATGTGCATCTTCATCCCAAGAAACCATGTCAGAAGCACTGAAATGGCCCCAGCATTTGCCTCTTTGACCAATGCCAGTGGGATACAATAAGCCAGTGTGCATGCTAAAGACTTAAAAGAGTGTCAGTTTCTAAGAGCAATTAATCCTGTAATttcaaaaaaagacttaaaatcaATTGCTTAGCTATAAAAAGGTGCATCAAGCATGTCCCACTAATGTTAACTcagtgctgaagaaaaaaagcattcctttTGTTATTAAGGAAAAGACTTCAAATAGAAGAAACTGGTTGCTTGACTACTTAATCCTcttgctgaagaaaagaaagcatttcaccTCTTTCAGTAGAGATGCTTTTTAATCTATTAAAACCTACCATAATGTCAAGAATTCAACTGTCAGACAGTGGAGAGTAACAGCAGCCAAAGTCTTATTCTTTGAGTTTGAGCAACTGAAGCAAATCACCCATTAATGCACAGGTACCAATTATCAGTCAGTTGACAGAAAAACAAGACATCACAAGAAATTCTCCTCTGGAGAAATATATTCACTAGTATGACCAAGCAGTTGTCAACATCTAGAATGATCTAACATTATGAGCATTCAGGAGAGAGTTCTACTTTTGCATCTAGTTATGTTTTGAGCTTTACCTGTCTTGTCTTTGCTGATGTTTCAATGAAAGGAATTCCATAACTTCTTGCTAAATCCTGAGCTTGTTTTGTATCTACTGTTCTGGAAGGCAAATCACATTTGTTTCCTACTAGCACCATTGGGACATCTTCAGAGTCTTTAACTCTTTTTATTTGTtccctaaagaaagaaaagacagactttACTTAACCGGTATTAGTAGTTTATAGAGTAGATTTTAAggtaatgaaacaaaatgaaattaagacATTCTAACATCATTCTTTATTCAATGTTAACTTACTGCACTTAGGCTATTAGAAGCCtccaaaaaaaatgaaagtgacaGGTCCTGTCGCCATCAGATGTAacattttatctaaaaaaaagaagttggcaTTCTGCAGTAAGTGTATCTATCAACAAGGCTAAACTGCCTTAGATTCTGGTGTCATTACATGAGAATATCTTCATTTTTACAATGGCCAACACCAGAGCAAGCCAAAGAGGCTCAGATATAAATCTTTTTGCTGATGCCTCATACTCAATCATAATACCGATTTATTTTCTGAGATAAAACACTACCAAAAGCCGTAtgcctgttttctgtttttgtctgatctagtttgtttttcttttttttttaattcagcattttaaaattccCCTATGTAAAGCCAGAGTTTGCAATTTGTCTGAAGATCATTGGTCTAGTTCTCTACAACGAGAAATTTTGGTAAGGGAGTCCTTTCAAGTACCAGTTAGGAAACATCTTTCTAGTACTAGTTCGATATACTTGTCAAGAATCTTAATTTTAACAATCACTAACttcatttcttttgctctctcaAATAACAGAGAAGTATGCTCTTTAGTTAATATAGTTActgttttcagttatttattcGTAAACCTTCATCTTCAGTCTGCAAGGCCATCCACAGGTGTGTGAACGTACAGTAGAAAATGCAGCATTCAACTCTGAAATAAACTGGGCAGGCTTTCTTATTCACAAGAACTTTAACTACATCTCTCCTTATGAgactttaagaataaaaataccaCATAAATCCTCTATGCTCCCCTATGTCAACATTCtacctttttcccttctccctctatAACCAGAGGAAAtatatttgttattgttttgatgAGGAGCAGAAGTTTGTTACTTTTTTAGAAGAGCAACGGAAATGGCTTTTTGATTTCTCATCCCTATTGTACTAACTCttagctgttttgttttcatcaagAAGTCACTGGTAGCAATACATTCAAGTATATTTTATGTATAATGAGTTTTATACAAAGGCTGCTAACTCAATTTAAATTTGGTAGAAAAACAGACTTGAAAGAAAGTGCCCACATTCTCAATACGCAGCTCTCCCTGGGTTGGTATGCAGCAGTCTCACCCCTCATTTGCGACAGCACTTTCCTGATCGCACAGTTGCTTTAGGGAGATAAGCCAGCAGGAAACTATTTTTGTAGCTAGGCATCTGCCAGTTTAGCTTCTCAAATCAGCACGCTACACAATCAAATGAGCAGACTTTTGCTGGAATACAGGAGAGAACAAACCCATGCGATGCGGACAGTTGCAGCTCCTGACTTCCAAATCCTTCATGCTGCCATGAAATCCCACCTTAAGTGAAGAATTGTAATTTCTATCTTTAACAAAGACGTGCTACTTCAGGTTATGATTAGATGTTGGGTTTGTAGGTGTTACTCATGCCAAAATATTTCTCCAAAGAGCAACATAGATTTGACAGGATTAAAATACCTAATTAGAAACTGCTTAACATAATGTGTATGGGACTAATCTTAAACCAAAGCTACTAAACTAAATGATCTCTGGTGTGATTTACACTAGCTTCAAATAGAATTCCCAAGTGGAATTCAATATAATATCAACATACTAAGTAATACATGACCAGGTATGCAGCCACCAGAGACTGCTTCTCTCTAATTCCAGACTACCACCGTTGATATCAAGAAAGCATGAGATGAAATTTCTAactaaaacaacagcagcagcaacaaaaaaaaaaaagaaaaaaagaaaaaacctacacCAAACCTAGTAATAGCTTGTTTTTAAGTAATCAACGTGGAGCTCAGAATTTGGTGCATGTCCCCCTTTCTTAGGCATCAGTACTCACACATGTTACTCTAGTGTTGCAGATATATTCCCCTCCCCCGGGAAAAAAAGGCTAATGATTTACATTATTTTCTGTATAATTTAAACTGCAGAAGGTTTTTCATCTTAACACacatttttccaaattattttttaatggaataagCAGAGTTTACTTTTAGATAAGTCTTTACTATATTAATAGTATCCACGAAGGCAACAATGCTAACTCAAAATAACTCTAGCAGAAAAGCTTTCGGATATTTTGGCTGCGTAGCTCAGAATGAAATAGCAAATATTCGGGTCTTCCATAATTACAGACCTACAATGGCAAAAATAACCTGGAATATTTATAATCTGCAAATTTCCCCTTAAATGCTACTTCATGATAGATAAATTCATTAATTGGTGTAACAGCAAGCAAACAAAGCTATCCACCTAATTTGAGagttagcagattttttttaatatacacacCTATAATGGTGAATATCTTCAAAAGACTTTGTATTGTTTATAGCAAATACACACAGGAAGCCTTCCCCTGTTCTCATATATTGGTCTCTCATTGCACTGTATTCTTCTTGACCTGCTGTATCAAGAATATCCAAGAGGCAGGTTTCTCCATCAATTACTACTTGCTTCCTGTAGGAAtcctaagagaagaaaaaatatatacctagGTTAAACACAAACAAGTAAGGTTTTGAACACCTAGAAGATATTGAAGTTGTTCACTCTTAATTGAGCATGACTCAAAACACTTAAGCATTAAAATCCAATTTTACAGATGGGCAAACGACAATATAAAACAGATTAGTGGCCCATATTTACACTTATACTGTAATCCAAAGGTGGAAGGACATACTCTTATCTGAATTGTGAATCTTCAATGGGTAACacttactttttttaaatcatataaaaACAGGGGAGATTTCTTTTATTGTGCTCAGAAGGGAAAAAGTACAAATTGGATACAGATCAGAAatttctccctttgtctctgtTAATGTAATAGTTACAGATAGTCCTGATCTTTTAAAAGGTTTGACTCGCTTTAAGTTTACTTAATTTACTGAAacgttttaaaaagtaaagtttcGTCTTCGTTCTATGGATGTTTCAGAAAGCATCATGCCACAGCACTGTACAAAATAATATAATAGAAGACATTCACAAGTAAGACAACATCTCCAAAAATAACATAtaactgaaatggaaatgagGTGTAAAAAGCCTTCAgtgtttcagaaaggaaatcCATTTTTTTATGCTTAAGCAGGTAcatataataatatttattattaaagtaTCAGACCTTAGTTGATATATTTTAAGTTCAGGGTTATACATTGGCAAGCTTTTCAGGCAAGGCAGACACCAACACAAAGTGCAGAGTAAGTCAGATAAAAGCCTTGATGGTTTCAGAGAGATGTAGgaacaaattatttcagtattatcAATTCAAAGTTTTCAGGCCAGTGATTCCAGTAGCTGAGTTCTGTACACAATCCTAAGCAGCTCAATCTTAATGCATATTTACAGCTCTTTTTGATGCTAGGCTTCTCTAAGCACAGAATTTcagcaataaaacaaaaagcattatttttccatACAAAACTATCGTTTCCCTAAGCGTCTATATATTCCAAATAAAATCGCATCAATAAACTTCAAAATTCTGTCACTGAGTAATGCCATGAACTATTTTTATCAATAAACAGTACTTATAAGAAATAGTGTTAAGAAGAAATCTTGGTATTGCCTTTCAGATCCTTTAACTAGAGATTAACATAACATTGCTTCTGTTCTTGTTATGTAAACGGGATCTTTTTAATACTATACAAAACCAAACCTAAGCTACTAGGAAGGGAGTTAACAAAGCTGCAATTCTAGCCAACTATGAGATGTATTCAAAGTGACCTTCCTTCCTTTGTGCCCATTTTAAGGCACTGTACACCTACTTCTTTGCACTTTCcatgaattaatatttttagaagtctctctatctctctttccttttgctcGCACTACCAAGTAAAATAATATCGACTATTTAAGATAAAAATTTACCTCTCATAtgattttggaaatatttattttgctgaagTGCAAATTCAGTGTTCAAGTAAAAAGTAGTAAACCTACTTTAGAAATATATTAGCATTGTTTAAATATTGATACAGCTGAGACAAAACACACAAGCttcaatatgttttaaaataaggttAATGTTCTATCTCAttgtttaaagggg from Struthio camelus isolate bStrCam1 chromosome 1, bStrCam1.hap1, whole genome shotgun sequence carries:
- the KRAS gene encoding GTPase KRas isoform X1, which translates into the protein MTEYKLVVVGAGGVGKSALTIQLIQNHFVDEYDPTIEDSYRKQVVIDGETCLLDILDTAGQEEYSAMRDQYMRTGEGFLCVFAINNTKSFEDIHHYREQIKRVKDSEDVPMVLVGNKCDLPSRTVDTKQAQDLARSYGIPFIETSAKTRQRVEDAFYTLVREIRQYRVKKISKEEKTPGCVKIKKCLIM
- the KRAS gene encoding GTPase KRas isoform X2; translation: MTEYKLVVVGAGGVGKSALTIQLIQNHFVDEYDPTIEDSYRKQVVIDGETCLLDILDTAGQEEYSAMRDQYMRTGEGFLCVFAINNTKSFEDIHHYREQIKRVKDSEDVPMVLVGNKCDLPSRTVDTKQAQDLARSYGIPFIETSAKTRQGVDDAFYTLVREIRKHKEKMSKDGKKKKKKTKTKCIIM
- the KRAS gene encoding GTPase KRas isoform X3; the encoded protein is MTEYKLVVVGAGGVGKSALTIQLIQNHFVDEYDPTIEDSYRKQVVIDGETCLLDILDTAGQEEYSAMRDQYMRTGEGFLCVFAINNTKSFEDIHHYREQIKRVKDSEDVPMVLVGNKCDLPSRTVDTKQAQDLARSYGIPFIETSAKTRQRVEDAFYTLVREIRQYRVKKISKEEKTPGVLMMPSTH